Below is a window of Halococcus hamelinensis 100A6 DNA.
CAGGGTCGAAACGCCCGGCGGGGAGGTCGTCGGCGAGGCGGTCGACGTCGAGTTCCCCGGCAGCCTCGTGGTCGAGACCGACGAAGGGACACGGCGGGTTCACGCGGGCGACTGCGAGCACCTCCGATCCGTGTAGTCCGGGCTCAGTCGGCGTCGTCCGCGTCGTCGCGCTCGACGCGCACCGTGAGCACGGGCACCGGCGAGGTACGGACGACGCGTTCGGCGACGCTCCCGAGCAGCAGGCGGTCGATGCCGCCCCGGCCGTGGGTCCCCATCACGACGAGGTCACAGCCCTCGCGCTCGGCGTACTCGACGATCCGCTTGCTCGGTGCGCCCTCGACCAGCACGCGTTCGACCGATACGCCGCTCGCGATCTCCTCGGCACGGTCGAGCGCCCCCTCGCCCTGGTCGTTCAGCATCGTTCCCAGCCCCTCGATCGCCGAATCGGCCGGCAGGCTGGCGTAGCCGGCGGTGTTGACGACGTAGATCGCGTGGAGCTCGGCGTCGTGGACCCGCGCGAGTTCGGTGGCGTGCTCGACCACGGGGTCGACTTCCGGCGAGCCGTCGGTCGGGACGAGGATGCGGTCGTACATGATTCCCTCCTCCCTTCGCGGCCCGCGGCCTAATCGTTCCCGGTGGTTCGTTCCGGCAGCACGACGCGCTCGATGTCGGCGACTCCCGCCCGTCGAACTACCCCTCGGACCGGGTTCTGGACGCCCGCGAGGTTGTTCGAATCGCCGTCGAGCACGCAGAGCCGCGCCTCGCGTCCGGGTTCGACGAGGCCCGCATCGAGTCCCAGCATCTCGGCCCCGTTGGCCGTCGCCATCCGGAGCACGTCGCGCGCCCGGCAGTCGGTGAGTTTCGCGGTGAACTCCATCTCGCGGAACATCGAGGGCGAATCCAGCATCGCGTTGTCGGTCCCGAGCGCCACCGTCGTGCGGTCGGCGAGGCGTTCGATGGGCGGGAATCCCACATCCGTCACGAGGTTCGAGCGGGGACAGACCGCGACCGGGATCCCCTCCGCCGCGAGCCGGTCGAGGTGGTGGGACTCGGCGTAGACCATGTGGACGAGGAAGTCGGGATCGAGCGCGAGCGCGGGCTCGATGTCGGCGGCGTCGCGCTCGCCGGCGTGGATCCCGAACAGTTTGTCCGCCTCGCGCGTCGCCGCCCGTTCGTCCTCGAAGTCGGCGTCGCGCGCGCCGCTCGCGCCGAACCCGTCCGCTGCCGCCATCGCCTCGACGGTTTCACGACCGAGGACCGTCGCGTCGACGGGCGAGTCCGCGAGCGCGTCCTCGATGGCTCGGACCCCCTCGACGCCGCCCTCGCGGAACTCACAGAACGTGCCGGTTCCCGACTCGACCATGAAGTCGATGGTGCGTTCCATCCCCGCGACGAGCTCCTCGCGGCTCGCGGCTCGAAGGAGGCGGTGTTTCAGGCCATCCGGCGGCGCGACTAACTCGTCGAGGCTCAGCCCGCCGCCGGCCTCCTTCGCGATAGAGTCGCCGATGTGGGTGTGGGCGTTGACGAACGCCGGGAAGACGATCCGCGAGGAGTCCGTCGTCGTCTCCTCGACCGCCTCGATCCGGCCGTCCTCGACAACGACGCGCCCTTCGATCGGCTCGAAGTCGCGACCCGCGAGTATCGTGCCCTCGATCTCCATGGTCGGGGTCGGTGGCGAGCCGTCTTGAATGGCTCCGTCGAGGGCGAGTCGTGTGTCCCGTCCGTGGCCGGAGCGGTCGGCGCGCGGCCTCCGCGCCGCCCGACGGGCGGCGCGAAACGCCCGTGCGAGGGATGAGCGAAGCGACCACCGGGAGCGAAGCGAATCGGTTGGGGAGGCTCGTGGCCGTCGTGGGGCGGCAGCGGAGCGGAAAAGTTAGGAGTTGTACCGCGAGCGACTGAGCGAAGCGAGGGAGCGAGCGGCCTTTTTTAGTCCAGGTTTTTGGACGGGGGTTGAGCGCGAGCGAAGCGAGCGCGATTCCCCCGTCCAAAAAAGTGGGTGCGGATCCCTACTCCGTCGCGAACTCGTCGAGCGTGGTGTGGGTCCCGGGCCGGACGTCCGAGACCAGCGCGCCGTCGATGTCGAGCCCGAGGACGTTCGCGGCGGCGTTGCCGACGCGTTCGGCCGCGTCGTCGGGGGCGTAGACCCCGAGTCGCCACTGGTCGCGCTGGATGGCGTCGAGCGCCTCGACCAGGGTCGACTGACGACCGAGTGGCCGGATCTCGCCGCTCACCACCACCCGCGTGGAGGACTCGGTCATGCTGGGTCGCGAGGGCACGTCGAGGATCACGTCGTCGGCCTCGACCTCGGCGCGTTCGGCGATGGTGCGCTCGCGCTCGCGGATGGCGTCGTGGTCGGCGTCCACGAGGTCGTCGGGGGTGTCACGGAGCTCGGCCCACACCGCGCGCTTGTAGAGGTCGCGCCGGTCGAGGCGGGCGGCGTCGGCGGCGGTGGCCGCGTGCTCTCTGAGCGCCACGATGAGGTCGGCGTCGTCCATCCGGCGGAGGTCGTCGGCGGCGAGCCCGGCGTCGAGCAGGCGCTCGGCCGCGCGTCGGAGCATCGCCTTCCCGATGCGGGCGACCGGGTGGCTGTAGACCACTGGGTTCATCAACGCACGCGCGACCAGCAGCGACTCCGCGGTCTGGACGTTCCCCTCGTCGAGCACGAGTTCGCCGTCGAGATACCGGAGCTCGCGCACGAGGCGGTCGTGGTCGATGGTCCCGTAGGGAACCCCGGTGTGGTGGGCGTCGCGCACGAGGTAGTCCATCCGGTCGATATCGAGCTCGCCCGAGACCAGCTGGCCGAGACGACCCTCGCCCGCGACCAGCCCCGCGATCCGGCCCGGGTCGAGGTCGTGCGCTTCGAGGATCGCGGCGACCTCGCCGCCCGCGAGGAGTTCCTCGACGTCGTCGTGTTCTGCGCCCGTGTGGCGGTAGACCAGGGCTTCGAGGTTGTGGCTGTAGGGACTGTGGCCGACGTCGTGGAGCAGCGCGGCGGCCCGGACACGTTCGGCCTCCCGGCCCTCGATACCGAGGTGGCCGAGCGCGCGGTCGGCGAGGTGGTACACCCCCAGACTGTGCTCGAAACGGGTGTGGTTCGCCGAGGGGTAGACGAGGTCGACGGTTCCGAGCTGGCGGACACGCCGGAGGCGCTGGACGAGGGCGGTGTCGAGCAGGTCGCGCGCCACCCCCCCGACCTCGATGTGGCCGTGGACGCTGTCCTTGATGGTCTTCATTGGGGCTCCTTCGTCGCGTTCGGTGAAGTAGTTTCACTTCTCTGTAGTGAATATGGCTCCATCGGCGCTCGTCGCGGCGTCCCAACTACGTTACCGACGGTAACTCCATCGGTGGTTCAGGACAACGTTGATCACGACGGGATTTATTAGCGCGCCATCGGTAACGGTCGATGTGATGGAACCCACCACGCGGGGGCGGCGATGACGACCGACCAGTTTAGCGTCGCGGACGACGTCGCGGTCGTGACGGGCGCGTCGAGCGGTATCGGGCGAGCCATTGGCGAGCGCTTCGCCGAGGACGGGGCGGACGTCGTGGTCTGCTCGCGCGAACAGGAGAACGTCGACCCCGTGGCCGAGGGGATCGAGGAGTCCGGGGGATCCGCGCTCGCGGTCGAGTGCGACGTCCGCGACCGCGATGCCGTCGAGGCGCTGGTCGAGGCAACAGTAGAGGAGTTCGGCGGGGTCGACTGCCTGCTCAACAACGCGGGTGCGAGCTTCATGGCGAACTTCGAGGGCATCAGCGAAAACGGCTGGAAGACCATCGTCGACATCAATTTACACGGAACCTACCACTGCACACAGGCCGCCGGCGAGGTGATGCGCGAGAACGACGGCGGCAGGATCGTCAACTTCGCGAGCGTCGCGGGCCAGGACGGCGCGCCGTTCATGAGCCACTACGCCGCCGCCAAAGCGGGGATCATCAACCTCACCTCGACCCTCGGCTACGAGTGGGCGAGCGACGGGGTCCGGGTGAACTGCATCGCGCCGGGGTTCGTCGCCACGCCGGGCGTCGCGAGCCAGATGGGTGTCACGGCCGACGAGATCGATCGGGACGACGTCGACCGGAAGATCGGGACCCCAGCGGAGATCGCCGACGTCGCGCAGTTCCTCGCCAGCCCCGCCTCGTCGTATCTCACCGGCGAGACGGTCACCGCCCGCGGCGTCCCCGACATCATGGAATCGCCCGAGTGATGGCGCGCGAGGTCTTCCTGCCGGTGGCGGCCCAGCCGGGCGTCGACGCGCTCTGCGAGCAGGCCGAACGCGCCGAGGAACTGGGCTACGACCGCGCGTGGCTCCCCGAGACCTGGGGCCGGGACGCGGTGACGGTGCTCACGAGCATCGCCCATCGGACCGACGAGATCGGGATCGGGACCTCGATCGTGCCGGTCTACTCGCGCTCGCCCGCGCTGATTGGCCAGACCGCCGCCACCCTTCAGGAGGTCTCGGACGGTCGCTTTCGACTCGGACTCGGCCCGTCG
It encodes the following:
- a CDS encoding SDR family NAD(P)-dependent oxidoreductase, which produces MTTDQFSVADDVAVVTGASSGIGRAIGERFAEDGADVVVCSREQENVDPVAEGIEESGGSALAVECDVRDRDAVEALVEATVEEFGGVDCLLNNAGASFMANFEGISENGWKTIVDINLHGTYHCTQAAGEVMRENDGGRIVNFASVAGQDGAPFMSHYAAAKAGIINLTSTLGYEWASDGVRVNCIAPGFVATPGVASQMGVTADEIDRDDVDRKIGTPAEIADVAQFLASPASSYLTGETVTARGVPDIMESPE
- a CDS encoding HD domain-containing protein translates to MKTIKDSVHGHIEVGGVARDLLDTALVQRLRRVRQLGTVDLVYPSANHTRFEHSLGVYHLADRALGHLGIEGREAERVRAAALLHDVGHSPYSHNLEALVYRHTGAEHDDVEELLAGGEVAAILEAHDLDPGRIAGLVAGEGRLGQLVSGELDIDRMDYLVRDAHHTGVPYGTIDHDRLVRELRYLDGELVLDEGNVQTAESLLVARALMNPVVYSHPVARIGKAMLRRAAERLLDAGLAADDLRRMDDADLIVALREHAATAADAARLDRRDLYKRAVWAELRDTPDDLVDADHDAIRERERTIAERAEVEADDVILDVPSRPSMTESSTRVVVSGEIRPLGRQSTLVEALDAIQRDQWRLGVYAPDDAAERVGNAAANVLGLDIDGALVSDVRPGTHTTLDEFATE
- a CDS encoding universal stress protein, yielding MYDRILVPTDGSPEVDPVVEHATELARVHDAELHAIYVVNTAGYASLPADSAIEGLGTMLNDQGEGALDRAEEIASGVSVERVLVEGAPSKRIVEYAEREGCDLVVMGTHGRGGIDRLLLGSVAERVVRTSPVPVLTVRVERDDADDAD
- a CDS encoding amidohydrolase family protein; amino-acid sequence: MEIEGTILAGRDFEPIEGRVVVEDGRIEAVEETTTDSSRIVFPAFVNAHTHIGDSIAKEAGGGLSLDELVAPPDGLKHRLLRAASREELVAGMERTIDFMVESGTGTFCEFREGGVEGVRAIEDALADSPVDATVLGRETVEAMAAADGFGASGARDADFEDERAATREADKLFGIHAGERDAADIEPALALDPDFLVHMVYAESHHLDRLAAEGIPVAVCPRSNLVTDVGFPPIERLADRTTVALGTDNAMLDSPSMFREMEFTAKLTDCRARDVLRMATANGAEMLGLDAGLVEPGREARLCVLDGDSNNLAGVQNPVRGVVRRAGVADIERVVLPERTTGND